One part of the Treponema sp. OMZ 787 genome encodes these proteins:
- a CDS encoding ABC transporter ATP-binding protein has product MSKILLETRGLKQYFPTGKTRNERKNLKRTANEAIELYKKMFNAEADIHQIVEMHKSGKDLGKELTDLVLDYETYSSLHGQNLCVIANDGIDLVIYEGETVGLVGESGCGKSTLGRTILKLYKPTAGEIFFEGENITNYTVTQMMPLRKKMQIIFQDPYSSLNPKMTVGQIIGEALLEHGMFKKKDPEYEKYVKKIMNTCGLADYMIYRYPHEFSGGQRQRVGIARALALKPKFIVCDEAVSALDVSIQSQIINLLNDLQKEFHLSYLFISHDLSVVKHISDRIGVMYLGNMVEFTDKKELYANPLHPYTKVLLSAIPETDLQKMRTKRRILLEGDIPSNIITPTGCKFHTRCPIAKDICKREIPQFKEEKPGHFVACHFSGAEL; this is encoded by the coding sequence ATGAGTAAGATATTATTGGAAACTCGGGGCCTTAAACAGTATTTTCCTACCGGAAAAACACGCAATGAGAGGAAAAATCTCAAAAGAACAGCAAACGAAGCTATAGAACTTTACAAAAAAATGTTCAATGCTGAGGCGGATATACATCAGATTGTTGAAATGCATAAAAGCGGCAAAGATCTCGGCAAGGAGCTTACAGACCTCGTTTTGGACTATGAAACATATTCGTCCCTACACGGTCAAAACTTGTGCGTAATAGCCAATGACGGTATAGACCTCGTTATATACGAAGGAGAAACCGTAGGCCTCGTAGGAGAATCAGGCTGCGGAAAATCCACCTTAGGAAGGACAATACTCAAGCTGTATAAACCGACTGCCGGCGAAATCTTTTTTGAGGGTGAAAACATTACAAATTATACTGTGACTCAAATGATGCCCTTAAGAAAAAAAATGCAGATTATCTTCCAAGACCCCTACTCCTCTCTTAATCCTAAGATGACTGTAGGACAGATCATAGGAGAGGCCTTACTTGAACACGGAATGTTCAAAAAGAAAGATCCCGAATACGAAAAATATGTAAAGAAGATAATGAATACCTGCGGTTTGGCAGATTACATGATTTACAGGTATCCTCACGAATTTTCAGGCGGTCAAAGGCAGCGTGTCGGTATAGCCCGAGCCCTGGCCTTAAAGCCTAAATTCATAGTATGCGATGAGGCGGTTTCTGCCTTGGACGTATCAATCCAATCTCAGATCATCAACCTTCTAAATGACTTGCAAAAGGAATTCCACCTATCCTATTTGTTTATTTCGCATGACCTTTCGGTTGTAAAGCACATAAGCGATAGAATCGGTGTTATGTATTTGGGAAACATGGTAGAATTTACCGATAAAAAAGAATTATACGCTAATCCTCTTCATCCTTATACAAAGGTTCTTCTTTCGGCAATTCCCGAAACTGACTTGCAGAAGATGAGGACAAAGAGGCGAATTCTATTGGAAGGAGATATTCCATCCAACATTATTACGCCCACAGGCTGTAAATTTCATACACGGTGCCCTATTGCAAAGGATATATGCAAACGCGAAATTCCTCAATTTAAGGAAGAAAAGCCGGGACATTTTGTAGCCTGTCACTTTAGCGGAGCCGAACTGTAA
- a CDS encoding ABC transporter ATP-binding protein produces the protein MKKPLLEVKNLHTYFFTNKGTVKAVQGVDFTIEAGKTLGIVGESGSGKSITAFSILNLLEYPGRIVQGEINFEGKNLVNFGKKEIRKIRGNDISMIFQEPMTSLNPVHRVGRQLSEPLILHQHMSKKEAWNAAIDLLREVKIPNPENVVYNYPFQLSGGMRQRVMIAMALACEPRLLIADEPTTALDVTIQAQIFKLMNDLKKKHNTAIMFITHDLGAIAELADDVAVMYTGEIVERAPVDVIFDRKTQFSHPYKEGLLESIPLLDEEVEYLAQIQGSVPHPLKLPKGCRFSTRCEYATDKCRNEKPELVEVEEGHLIRCFYPKSGGRHE, from the coding sequence ATGAAAAAACCCCTGCTTGAAGTTAAAAATTTACATACATACTTTTTTACAAACAAGGGTACGGTAAAAGCCGTTCAAGGTGTAGATTTTACTATTGAAGCCGGTAAAACCTTAGGAATAGTAGGAGAATCAGGTTCCGGCAAGTCTATTACTGCATTCAGTATTCTCAATTTATTGGAATATCCCGGACGCATTGTTCAAGGAGAAATAAATTTTGAAGGAAAAAACCTTGTAAATTTCGGCAAAAAAGAAATAAGAAAGATAAGGGGTAACGACATATCCATGATATTTCAAGAACCCATGACCTCTCTTAACCCTGTTCACAGGGTAGGCAGGCAGCTTAGTGAACCCTTAATCCTTCATCAGCATATGTCGAAAAAAGAGGCTTGGAATGCCGCCATAGATCTTTTGCGGGAAGTAAAAATCCCCAATCCTGAAAACGTAGTTTATAACTATCCCTTCCAGCTTTCGGGAGGAATGAGGCAGCGTGTAATGATTGCCATGGCATTAGCCTGCGAACCACGCCTTTTGATAGCTGACGAACCTACAACAGCCCTTGATGTTACGATACAGGCCCAGATCTTTAAGTTAATGAACGATTTAAAGAAAAAACACAACACAGCCATCATGTTTATAACCCACGACTTGGGAGCTATTGCAGAATTGGCCGATGATGTTGCCGTAATGTACACAGGAGAAATCGTTGAAAGAGCCCCTGTAGATGTTATCTTTGACCGAAAAACTCAATTCTCTCATCCCTACAAGGAAGGCTTGCTTGAGTCAATTCCCCTCTTGGATGAAGAAGTAGAATATCTCGCTCAAATTCAAGGAAGCGTACCCCATCCTCTTAAACTTCCCAAGGGATGCAGATTTTCGACAAGATGTGAGTATGCAACCGACAAATGCCGAAACGAAAAGCCCGAATTGGTTGAAGTAGAAGAAGGACACTTAATCAGATGCTTTTATCCGAAATCAGGAGGTAGACATGAGTAA
- a CDS encoding ABC transporter permease: MTNEDKNFSEKDEVILSPTQQIRIKFKNNRLAMIGFYMFVTIVLLVIVTHFYTKFTGYDFAKTDPTLRNNPPSWAHPFGTDKYGRDTFMRVLEGGWISLQVGFLSTFMGVTIGLTMGAIAGFFGGRVDNIIMRLIEILSSFPFLAIAYTISAIFRESPPEFRLYVIVIILGLLSWTGLARLIRGQILALREQEFIVATRALGIKRRNQILRHLVPNVLPTVVVSATLTFASSILTESFLSFLNLSVTEPIPTWGALLSKAAENSTNLRAFWWIWVFPGTMLFLFIMSINLVGEGLRDSIDPKAEYTTKKQRKEARARRKEEKALAKQAKQAVKEAAV, encoded by the coding sequence ATGACTAACGAAGACAAAAATTTCAGCGAAAAAGATGAGGTTATTCTATCCCCGACACAACAAATAAGGATCAAATTCAAAAATAACAGGCTTGCAATGATAGGCTTTTATATGTTTGTTACTATAGTTCTCCTTGTTATAGTAACGCATTTTTACACCAAATTCACAGGCTATGACTTTGCAAAAACCGATCCTACATTGAGGAATAATCCCCCATCTTGGGCACATCCGTTCGGAACAGATAAATACGGAAGAGACACCTTTATGAGAGTTCTTGAAGGCGGATGGATTTCTTTACAAGTAGGTTTTTTATCCACATTTATGGGAGTAACTATAGGTTTAACCATGGGTGCAATTGCCGGTTTTTTCGGCGGACGGGTTGATAATATTATTATGAGGCTTATAGAAATACTTTCCTCATTCCCGTTCTTGGCGATTGCCTATACAATTTCGGCAATATTCAGAGAAAGTCCGCCTGAGTTCAGGCTATATGTAATAGTTATAATCTTAGGACTTTTAAGCTGGACAGGACTTGCCCGCTTGATACGGGGGCAAATCCTAGCACTAAGAGAGCAGGAATTTATTGTAGCCACAAGGGCATTAGGTATAAAAAGACGGAACCAAATTTTACGCCACCTTGTTCCTAACGTATTGCCGACTGTTGTAGTATCGGCAACCCTTACCTTTGCTTCCTCAATTTTAACCGAATCTTTCTTATCATTTTTAAACTTATCTGTAACCGAACCTATTCCGACATGGGGAGCTCTTTTATCCAAGGCTGCAGAAAACAGCACAAACCTTAGAGCCTTTTGGTGGATTTGGGTATTTCCCGGAACAATGCTCTTTTTGTTTATAATGAGTATAAATCTCGTAGGCGAAGGGCTTAGAGATTCTATCGACCCGAAAGCCGAATATACAACAAAAAAACAGAGAAAAGAAGCCAGGGCCAGACGCAAAGAAGAAAAGGCTCTTGCAAAACAAGCTAAACAAGCGGTAAAGGAGGCGGCTGTATGA
- a CDS encoding ABC transporter permease, translated as MANNSVSGSKSLFEILFPYIRYIFKRLVSIIPVLIIMSIAIFILINLMPGDPILAMLDPEKTKAMTPEEKALYVENMRKFLGYDKGPIERYFLWMGDTFRGEFGYSVKYNKPVNEFIGTYIGRSFKINIRGFLLAFLISIPLGITAAVKKNSFFDKIVTVLTIIGISLPSFFLALLLIMIFVIFMKILPFSGMSDPRGVLPDWHYIILPVTVVVLTSLVGLIRYIRSAMIEILKSDYIRTARAKGLAEKVVIYRHAFQNALIPVVTLIGLYIPSLFGGSIVVEKIFAYPGMGLLMNYAYGFKDRAVLQTVLLFFGLLTLLGNIFIDVGYMIVDPRIREGKV; from the coding sequence ATGGCAAATAATAGTGTCAGCGGTTCAAAGTCGCTGTTTGAAATCCTTTTTCCATATATTCGATATATCTTCAAGCGTTTAGTATCAATAATCCCCGTATTAATAATTATGTCGATTGCGATCTTTATACTTATTAACCTGATGCCGGGAGATCCTATTCTGGCGATGCTTGATCCCGAAAAGACCAAGGCTATGACACCTGAAGAAAAAGCGCTTTATGTAGAAAACATGAGAAAATTTTTAGGATATGATAAAGGGCCCATTGAAAGGTATTTTTTATGGATGGGAGATACATTCAGGGGAGAATTCGGTTATTCGGTAAAATACAATAAACCGGTAAACGAATTTATCGGAACTTACATAGGAAGATCTTTTAAAATAAATATAAGAGGCTTTCTTTTAGCCTTTTTAATTTCAATTCCGCTTGGAATTACGGCAGCCGTAAAAAAGAACAGCTTTTTTGATAAAATCGTAACGGTGCTTACAATAATAGGAATATCTCTGCCTTCGTTTTTTTTGGCATTGCTTTTAATTATGATATTCGTTATTTTTATGAAAATTCTGCCTTTTTCCGGGATGTCGGATCCAAGAGGAGTTCTGCCTGACTGGCATTATATAATACTGCCGGTAACAGTAGTTGTTCTTACCTCCCTTGTAGGTCTTATAAGATACATAAGATCAGCTATGATAGAAATCTTAAAATCCGATTATATAAGGACGGCAAGAGCAAAGGGTCTTGCAGAAAAGGTAGTTATATATAGACACGCCTTCCAAAATGCATTGATACCGGTTGTTACCCTCATAGGTTTATACATCCCCAGTCTTTTCGGCGGTTCTATAGTTGTCGAAAAAATATTCGCTTACCCCGGAATGGGATTACTGATGAATTATGCATACGGCTTTAAGGACAGGGCTGTATTGCAGACTGTTCTATTGTTTTTTGGGCTTCTTACATTATTAGGAAATATATTTATAGATGTAGGATATATGATTGTAGATCCGAGAATTCGGGAAGGAAAGGTTTAA
- a CDS encoding ABC transporter substrate-binding protein → MKKFMVLIVTLVLAFSLIACGGNSTAAKTNEKPIVIATAEFNGDFYSGWTNSSYDNDIRILVWAFGLIEDTPEGQIIDSPLVAEKKVSDDLLTWTYKLVKGAKFHNGEALTASDVKFTYEFYMDTKALGDTGGTSTINDYVEKIDIDEAANTVTFHLKKASYTIDTAVFGYYIFPEETFKKGAKEEGLTVQQYVKKNISKPIGYGPYKMVEYKEGEYVKLEAFKDYLGKAPAIKEVIVKVVPSETELDQLMQGEVDMLTQQGQAEKIDAVKDKPGFAYTNYYRHGGGTIALHCNFGPTALTEVRQAFAYVLNRPKIIELFLGQYGIASNGPYSKNDWVLWDDDEKNLIGTSAVGKFESTLTSYDILDKDGKFDEAANIAKANELLDKAAARTDGDYAKLTGNAKSGYLWEGKPLEIKVTYTPFWSDTYNLVFNEAYVSKLAFKVSLTGLDWPVMYSHWTGDTEEERMYHAFVGGVSYVLKANPKADYGTKLIMPWGQASSNNVMFSGGSSYTPAEWDQLLDDIENAHPVTGRDEYRANWRKFVVAMNKEVPVIPVYSNNYFDFFTDKLENFHTNALWRWARALPNANWKK, encoded by the coding sequence ATGAAAAAATTTATGGTGCTAATTGTAACACTTGTGCTCGCTTTTTCCTTGATCGCATGCGGAGGAAACAGTACAGCAGCTAAGACAAACGAAAAACCAATCGTTATCGCTACAGCCGAATTTAACGGAGATTTTTATTCAGGCTGGACAAATTCATCTTATGACAACGATATCCGAATACTGGTTTGGGCATTTGGTCTTATCGAAGACACACCGGAAGGTCAAATAATCGACTCTCCCCTCGTTGCCGAAAAAAAGGTAAGCGATGACCTTCTAACATGGACTTACAAACTTGTAAAGGGTGCAAAATTCCATAACGGAGAAGCTTTAACTGCAAGCGATGTAAAATTTACCTATGAATTTTACATGGATACCAAGGCTTTGGGCGATACAGGCGGAACTTCAACCATCAACGATTATGTTGAAAAAATCGATATTGATGAAGCTGCAAATACCGTAACCTTCCATCTTAAAAAGGCAAGTTACACCATCGACACAGCCGTATTCGGTTACTACATCTTCCCGGAAGAAACCTTTAAAAAGGGAGCAAAGGAAGAAGGTCTTACCGTTCAGCAATATGTTAAAAAGAACATATCAAAGCCCATCGGTTACGGCCCCTACAAGATGGTCGAATACAAAGAAGGCGAGTATGTTAAATTGGAAGCCTTTAAAGACTACCTAGGAAAAGCCCCCGCTATTAAGGAAGTTATCGTTAAGGTTGTTCCCAGCGAAACTGAACTTGATCAGCTCATGCAGGGAGAGGTAGACATGCTTACACAACAGGGACAGGCTGAAAAAATCGATGCAGTAAAAGACAAGCCCGGTTTTGCTTATACAAACTACTATAGGCACGGAGGCGGAACAATAGCCTTGCACTGTAACTTCGGCCCCACAGCCCTTACTGAAGTAAGACAGGCTTTTGCCTATGTTCTTAACAGACCGAAAATTATCGAACTTTTCTTAGGCCAATACGGTATTGCATCCAACGGCCCCTATTCCAAAAACGACTGGGTATTGTGGGACGATGATGAAAAAAACCTTATCGGAACATCTGCCGTAGGTAAATTTGAAAGCACCTTAACCAGCTACGATATCTTGGATAAAGACGGTAAATTCGATGAAGCTGCAAACATTGCAAAGGCTAACGAACTCCTTGATAAGGCTGCTGCAAGAACAGACGGTGATTATGCAAAACTTACAGGTAATGCAAAATCAGGCTATCTCTGGGAAGGAAAACCCCTTGAAATCAAGGTAACTTACACACCTTTCTGGTCGGATACATACAACCTAGTATTTAACGAAGCCTATGTTTCAAAGCTAGCTTTTAAAGTATCGTTAACAGGTCTTGACTGGCCCGTAATGTACAGCCACTGGACAGGAGACACCGAAGAAGAAAGAATGTACCACGCTTTTGTAGGCGGTGTAAGCTATGTTCTCAAAGCCAATCCTAAAGCTGACTATGGAACAAAACTTATTATGCCCTGGGGACAGGCTTCAAGCAACAATGTAATGTTCTCGGGCGGTTCTTCCTATACCCCTGCAGAATGGGATCAGCTTCTTGACGACATCGAAAATGCTCACCCCGTAACGGGAAGAGATGAGTATAGGGCAAACTGGAGAAAATTTGTAGTAGCAATGAACAAAGAAGTTCCTGTTATTCCCGTTTACTCAAATAATTATTTTGACTTTTTCACAGATAAGCTCGAAAACTTCCATACAAACGCTTTATGGAGATGGGCAAGAGCATTACCTAATGCTAACTGGAAAAAATAA
- a CDS encoding ABC transporter substrate-binding protein, whose amino-acid sequence MKNFVKFLSLMAASMMIFAACGRWNSAASTDYGSVSAGTYVDKVVYLVSTDQTVALKDVVEGRADIMFNAVPPAILSKLSNEEREKLEFYSAPSGYWSLLFNPIPNEAPYVFKTKKGEEIFNPAAVKEIRYAFNWLINRKKLVNDILLGEGYPMYTPFIAGRPDTYRYNALAVKMGMNETGNEKKALNMIEDAMKKAQELPENAGKLVKEDGRWMYNGKPVTMKSLMRIDDPNGLFPLAVYINEQIEKAGFTVESFEHSRNTASSIVYGRDPAEYNWSFYLENRETGRMYSTLERHISGIYAPFFGNMPGGGIEGFWNYKNDKLDDYGKKAVYGGYLTSESFFNALEEMCVLGMNDAVRIHIAVKNNFFVANKSRFNSRLFYGPADGFNGWTIRFADVKPDKDGINKGKKVLRVLQFSSKDSLFMSEWNPIGIQGFKDRYSLAFTGVLTDEGYFDNPVARNTEFAMFPVDFSNAAFSPKLVASGKKDENGDDDFIMGGDILVPDDAVVYDTALKKWVPADTAEKAASAATGRLASGYYWHHGFPVDINDVRYALAFAYEWAFKDGEKDPYYDRPLSNITLPALKTIKGVKFNTDGSFTTYSNYFYAPDRENTAVRVGSLTIKAGNPDIKTSVPWEIYEALSEMVVKGARSGIAYSFDKNGGGIGVEVSLKSPDCLSDIKAKLQEFIAVKHIPASLRDFVTENYVIQRYKASIDFIEKYGNAYISTGPLMFERIEPTTSSVILTGFDRYPYDKEHFPNFFRMDLTTIDSIRAPAAPFAGRDAVFEVNVSKYNYPDGEKKDLDDGKVEGRIYLASGEEKIYHAKVLGRGRFIITVPGYDLTSFEKGIEYEMIVSSSIANEQPSYKSVSFKVLK is encoded by the coding sequence ATGAAAAATTTTGTTAAATTTCTATCGCTTATGGCTGCATCAATGATGATATTTGCTGCATGCGGAAGATGGAATTCGGCGGCCTCAACCGATTATGGTTCAGTAAGTGCCGGAACCTATGTTGATAAGGTTGTGTATTTGGTAAGTACCGATCAGACGGTTGCATTAAAAGATGTTGTTGAAGGAAGAGCCGATATTATGTTTAATGCCGTACCTCCTGCAATTTTATCAAAACTGAGCAATGAAGAAAGAGAAAAACTTGAATTTTATTCTGCACCAAGCGGCTATTGGTCTCTTCTATTTAATCCTATTCCAAATGAAGCTCCCTATGTGTTTAAGACAAAAAAAGGTGAAGAAATATTTAATCCGGCTGCAGTAAAAGAAATTCGATATGCCTTTAATTGGCTTATCAATAGGAAAAAGCTGGTCAATGATATTCTTTTAGGCGAAGGCTATCCGATGTATACTCCGTTTATTGCAGGGAGGCCTGATACCTACAGATATAATGCCTTAGCTGTTAAGATGGGAATGAACGAAACAGGAAATGAAAAAAAAGCTTTAAATATGATTGAAGATGCAATGAAAAAAGCTCAAGAACTTCCTGAGAATGCGGGTAAGCTTGTAAAAGAAGACGGCAGGTGGATGTACAATGGGAAGCCTGTTACAATGAAATCTTTAATGCGTATTGATGATCCTAATGGCCTTTTTCCTTTAGCCGTTTATATAAATGAACAAATTGAAAAAGCCGGATTTACGGTTGAAAGTTTTGAACATTCGCGTAATACGGCATCTTCTATTGTTTACGGCAGAGATCCTGCCGAGTATAATTGGTCCTTCTATCTTGAAAACAGGGAAACAGGCAGGATGTATTCAACATTGGAGAGGCATATTTCCGGCATATATGCTCCGTTTTTTGGTAATATGCCCGGCGGCGGCATAGAAGGTTTTTGGAATTACAAGAACGATAAACTGGATGATTATGGTAAAAAAGCCGTTTACGGCGGGTATTTAACCTCTGAAAGTTTTTTTAATGCATTAGAGGAAATGTGTGTTCTGGGTATGAATGATGCGGTGCGTATACATATTGCCGTAAAAAACAACTTTTTTGTTGCGAACAAGTCTAGGTTTAACTCCCGCTTATTTTACGGACCGGCTGACGGATTTAATGGCTGGACTATCAGATTTGCCGATGTTAAGCCGGACAAGGACGGTATCAATAAGGGTAAAAAAGTGCTGCGTGTGTTGCAGTTTTCGTCTAAAGATTCATTGTTTATGTCCGAATGGAATCCTATAGGAATTCAAGGTTTTAAGGATAGATATAGTCTGGCTTTTACAGGTGTTTTAACGGATGAAGGTTATTTTGATAATCCTGTTGCGAGAAATACCGAATTTGCAATGTTTCCGGTTGATTTTTCAAATGCGGCTTTTTCTCCCAAATTGGTTGCATCCGGCAAAAAAGACGAAAACGGTGATGACGATTTTATTATGGGAGGCGATATACTTGTTCCCGATGATGCTGTTGTATATGATACTGCCCTCAAAAAATGGGTTCCGGCCGATACAGCTGAAAAAGCAGCAAGTGCGGCAACCGGCAGACTTGCATCGGGGTATTATTGGCATCATGGGTTTCCTGTGGATATAAATGATGTAAGATATGCTCTTGCATTTGCTTATGAGTGGGCTTTTAAAGACGGCGAAAAAGATCCTTATTATGATAGGCCTTTAAGCAATATAACGCTGCCGGCCCTTAAAACTATCAAAGGTGTAAAATTTAATACGGACGGTTCCTTTACTACATATAGTAACTACTTTTATGCTCCTGACAGGGAAAATACGGCGGTAAGAGTAGGCAGTTTGACAATAAAAGCCGGTAATCCGGATATCAAAACAAGCGTTCCTTGGGAAATTTATGAAGCCTTATCCGAAATGGTTGTTAAAGGGGCGAGAAGCGGAATAGCTTATAGCTTTGATAAAAACGGAGGCGGCATCGGCGTAGAAGTAAGTTTAAAATCTCCCGATTGCCTTTCAGATATTAAGGCTAAATTGCAGGAGTTTATAGCCGTTAAACATATTCCCGCTTCGCTAAGGGATTTTGTAACAGAAAATTATGTTATACAAAGGTACAAGGCTTCCATTGATTTTATAGAAAAATACGGCAATGCCTATATCTCGACAGGCCCCCTTATGTTTGAAAGAATAGAGCCTACTACGAGCTCCGTAATATTGACAGGGTTCGATAGATATCCTTATGATAAAGAACATTTTCCTAATTTTTTTAGGATGGATCTTACTACTATCGATAGTATACGGGCTCCTGCAGCTCCTTTTGCCGGAAGAGATGCCGTTTTTGAAGTAAATGTGTCTAAGTATAACTATCCTGACGGCGAAAAGAAAGACCTTGATGACGGAAAGGTTGAGGGCAGAATATATCTTGCTTCCGGAGAAGAAAAAATTTACCATGCTAAGGTTTTAGGCAGAGGCCGATTTATAATTACGGTACCCGGATACGACTTAACCTCTTTTGAAAAAGGAATAGAGTATGAGATGATTGTGTCAAGCTCTATCGCTAACGAGCAGCCTTCATATAAATCTGTAAGTTTTAAAGTTTTGAAATAA
- a CDS encoding FprA family A-type flavoprotein, whose product MEAKKLTETVYCIHADIHDRTARFEGIWLLPHGVSINSYVVKGEKTALIDIVKDWDGSVDSYRKQLESIGLSFSSFDYVILNHLEPDHADLINLVREENPRAEILASAKGAALVENFFKIKDGVRAVKDGEVLDLGGGKKLVFYETPNIHWPETMMTYDPDDKILFSCDAFGSYGCIGEKIFDDEHTEDELKFFENEALRYYANIVASFSTFVNKGIEKLGSLELKFICPSHGLVWRGNPARIVNLYKKFADYNTGDGSGLEKTICIIWGSMYGYTKDGLDAVIEGINEEGVAYSIYRIPDTDATFILGEAYRSAGLLLAMPTYEYKMFPPMAHILDLFERKHFINKKVFRIGSWGWVGGAKKEYETRIEKFKWTNIESHEWQGKISEEDRRILKERGKELARAVKNG is encoded by the coding sequence ATGGAAGCAAAAAAACTGACAGAAACCGTATATTGTATTCATGCAGATATTCATGATAGAACTGCCCGCTTTGAAGGCATATGGCTATTGCCTCACGGCGTTTCTATAAATTCTTATGTTGTAAAGGGTGAAAAAACAGCCCTTATAGATATAGTAAAAGACTGGGACGGCTCGGTAGATTCTTACCGAAAGCAGCTTGAATCCATAGGCTTGTCTTTTTCTTCTTTTGATTATGTAATTTTAAACCATCTTGAGCCCGACCATGCGGACCTTATCAATCTTGTACGGGAAGAAAACCCTAGGGCCGAAATCTTGGCTTCTGCGAAGGGGGCTGCCCTTGTCGAAAACTTTTTTAAGATAAAAGACGGGGTTAGGGCCGTAAAGGACGGAGAAGTTTTGGATTTAGGAGGAGGAAAAAAGCTCGTATTTTATGAAACTCCCAATATCCACTGGCCGGAGACCATGATGACCTATGACCCGGACGATAAAATTTTATTTTCCTGCGATGCCTTCGGTTCCTACGGCTGTATAGGCGAAAAAATCTTTGATGATGAGCACACGGAAGATGAGCTTAAATTTTTTGAAAACGAGGCTCTTAGGTACTACGCCAACATTGTGGCAAGCTTCAGCACCTTTGTAAACAAGGGAATAGAAAAACTCGGTTCCCTAGAACTTAAATTTATCTGCCCGAGCCACGGCTTGGTTTGGAGGGGAAATCCTGCAAGAATCGTAAACCTCTATAAAAAGTTTGCAGATTACAATACCGGAGACGGAAGCGGGCTTGAAAAAACTATCTGTATTATTTGGGGCTCTATGTACGGCTATACCAAGGACGGCTTGGATGCCGTTATTGAGGGCATAAACGAAGAGGGTGTTGCATACTCTATTTACCGCATCCCCGACACCGATGCTACCTTTATCTTGGGCGAGGCCTACCGCTCGGCAGGGCTCTTATTGGCTATGCCGACGTACGAGTACAAGATGTTCCCGCCTATGGCTCATATTCTTGACCTCTTTGAAAGAAAGCACTTTATCAATAAAAAGGTATTCCGTATAGGAAGCTGGGGCTGGGTAGGAGGAGCCAAAAAAGAATATGAAACCCGTATCGAAAAATTTAAGTGGACCAACATCGAATCCCATGAATGGCAGGGCAAGATAAGCGAAGAGGATAGGCGTATCTTAAAAGAGCGCGGAAAGGAATTGGCAAGGGCCGTAAAAAACGGATAA
- a CDS encoding Rpn family recombination-promoting nuclease/putative transposase, translated as MKQVFKITLRNDYAFKKVFGVEENKDILQDLLECILDIPPEDISGLELLDKEFHKELLTEKLGILDIKLRLKDGTFVDIEIQNRWHFDFPERTLYYWSKMYNERIKQGQDYTKLPKCITINLIGQGFNKNKRLHNKYLILEQDTKEPLVSKLEIHILNLEKARLLKESQCKDDKMKRLLTWLKFIETDDREVRKMLAETSKVMAKANDKIIVMEMSPKEKWLYDSRMKYENDRASCISEGYREGILQGEIKGRQEGIEQGFAEGSYHNKLETAQNLIEMGFAVEDIVRATGLGKEEIEKL; from the coding sequence ATGAAGCAAGTGTTTAAAATTACCCTCCGCAATGACTATGCTTTTAAAAAAGTATTCGGAGTAGAGGAAAACAAGGATATCTTACAGGATTTATTGGAATGTATCTTAGACATTCCGCCTGAGGATATCTCAGGTTTGGAACTCTTGGATAAGGAGTTTCATAAGGAACTTTTAACTGAAAAGTTAGGTATCTTGGATATTAAGCTGCGATTAAAAGATGGAACCTTTGTAGATATTGAAATTCAAAACCGGTGGCATTTTGATTTTCCTGAAAGAACCTTGTATTATTGGTCCAAGATGTACAATGAAAGAATAAAACAAGGCCAAGACTATACAAAGCTTCCAAAGTGTATTACAATAAACTTGATAGGACAAGGTTTTAATAAAAATAAGCGTTTACACAACAAGTATCTTATTCTTGAGCAAGATACAAAAGAGCCCTTAGTTTCTAAACTTGAGATTCATATATTAAACCTTGAAAAGGCAAGGCTCTTAAAAGAAAGTCAATGTAAAGATGATAAAATGAAACGCTTATTAACTTGGTTAAAATTTATTGAAACTGATGACAGGGAGGTAAGAAAAATGTTGGCAGAAACTTCTAAAGTAATGGCAAAAGCAAATGATAAAATTATAGTAATGGAAATGAGTCCTAAAGAAAAATGGCTATATGACTCCCGCATGAAATATGAAAACGACAGAGCCTCATGTATAAGTGAAGGGTATAGAGAAGGAATTTTACAGGGTGAAATAAAAGGCAGACAGGAAGGAATAGAACAAGGTTTTGCCGAGGGCTCATACCACAACAAACTTGAAACAGCACAAAATTTAATTGAAATGGGTTTTGCTGTAGAAGATATAGTAAGAGCTACAGGACTAGGCAAAGAAGAAATTGAGAAACTCTGA